Proteins encoded together in one Miscanthus floridulus cultivar M001 chromosome 16, ASM1932011v1, whole genome shotgun sequence window:
- the LOC136510651 gene encoding uncharacterized protein has product MAQLMETQCAMGEVLCGLAQNAGQGRGRDQHQGPKPNQFSTFKDFLDTKPPIFKEAEEPLQSDEWLNTIEQKFHLLRLTEHLKTEYASHQLHGPTGIWWSHHRSTLPEDAQITWNQFKAAFRGHYIPSSLMSMKHMEFMRLTQGTKSLTEYLHAFINLSRYAIEFVDTDAKKIASFKWGLSPKLMKTLANNKCATFNEIVSDALTQENQNNIYTAFKNRKRAFEAGVSQNKAPTNVRPQFRPPTPKFRPPQKKAQPSQN; this is encoded by the coding sequence ATGGCTCAGCTAATGGAGACTCAATGTGCTATGGGTGAAGTGCTATGTGGTCTCGCGCAGAATGCTGGACAAGGACGTGGAAGAGATCAGCATCAGGGACCTAAACCTAACCAGTTCAGTACTTTTAAGGACTTCctcgacaccaagcctcctatcttcaaggaagCAGAAGAACCACTACAGtcagatgagtggttgaatactatTGAACAGAAGTTCCATCTTTTGAGGCTCACCGAGCACttaaagactgagtatgcatcgcaCCAGTTGCATGGACCAACGGGCATATGGTGGAGTCACCATCGATCCACCTTGCCTGAAGATGCACAAATCACATGGAATCAATTCAAGGctgcatttaggggacattatattccctCGAGTCTGATGAGCATGAAGCATATGGAATTCATGAGGCTGACACAGGGAACTAAGAGTTTGACagagtatctgcatgcctttatcaatttgtcaaggtatgctatagagtttgtggatacagatgcaaagaaaattgctagtttcaagtgGGGCCTTAgcccgaagctgatgaagacgcTCGCTAACAACAAATGTGCTACCTTCAATGAGATTGTTAGTGATGCACTAACCCAAGAGAACCAGAACAACATCTATACAGCCTTCAAGAATCGAAAGCGAGCTTTTGAAGCAGGAGTATCTCAGAACAAAGCTCCTACCAATGTGAGACCCCAGTTCCGCCCTCCCACTCCAAAGTTTAGACCACCACAGAAGAAGGCACAGCCCAGTCAGAACTAG